GCTGCTGGAGCCTTTCCTTCACATGTTCAGCCTGCCACAGGGCGAGGCGGCTGCCCCGCGTGGCAATAACGATTTTATCCATGATCATCGCCTTGAAAGTCTGAGGTTGCGCGGGCGTGCCGCGTTCCGGGCGGAAAATCAGCTGCCGCAACTGGAGCAGTTGCCGCCGGAGCACCCGGCGCAGCCCGAACCGATGCCCCGATACTGGGGCTGGCTCGCGCCGGAATCTCCGCCGTCACCGGCAGGAGCGCCGGAGGCCACACGGGCGCGGCAGGCGGAAATGAGTTTTCCCGTATCCCCGGAGCCGCACTGCGGACACATGGGACATTCATCCGTGGAAAAGACCAGTTCCTCGAACTGATGGCCGCACTTCTTGCAGGAATATTCGTAGATGGGCATTGAGAACTCCCGAAATAAGGACTTCCGTCGCGTAAAAGGCGCGGCGGAACCCGTTCATTATCGAAAAAGCCCGCCACTGGCAACGATGCCCGGGCCGGAATGGAAAGGTAATGCCTGTTCCGTGAAAGTCCACCCTTTCCCCCTCCCGGCGGCCCGGGCAAAGGTTATACTGGAACTTGAAAACAACTTTCCCTATTTTGTTGTCCGGGAGCCGGGACAATCCCGCTTCCCCAAACACCGACGGCGGCAGGCATGGTGGAACTGGACAGTGGCTTCGCAGGCATGATCGATCCCGAGGAACCCGGGGGATGCTCCGGGCTGGACAACCCGGACGAGCCATTGCGCTGCGTGTTTTCCACCACCCGGGAGATGAAGGTGGGCACCGGCACCACGGCCCGGAAGCAGGTCACCAAGACGCTCTGGTACATCATCCAGCACGGGGAGGACGAATTCGAGGTCCGGAAGGTCAACCCCCATTTCGTGCCCGTGGGCGACCCCGAATACATCACGCGCGAAGACCTGTTCGCGGAATACGTGCCCGAGGTGGAAATCCACAACGCCAAGGTGGAGCCGGCCATGATCGCCATGCGCAGAAATCTGGCCAAGGGGGAAAAGAACCGCAAGGACCACAAGCCCCTGAGCGCGGAAATGGAGTTCGACAAGGTGCTGGACGTGGACGAACGCAACGTGCGCGCCATCTTCGGACTCGGCCTGCTCTATCTGGAACGCGGCGACCGGCCCAAGGCGAAACGCCTCTTCGAGCAGCTCGTGGCCATCGAGGCCGCCTTCACGCTGGAGCACAAGCATCTGTTCAACGAATTCGGCATTGCCCTGCGCAAGAACGACATGGCCAACGAGGCCGTGAAATACTATTCCCGAGCCGTGGAATTCGCGGACAACGACGAGAATCTGTTCTACAATCTGGCCCGCGCCTTCTACGACAAGGACGACTGGGACAACTGCCTGGAATTCACGGCCCGCAGTCTGGACCTGAACCCGCGTCTCGACGAATCCGCGCAGATGTGCCGGTTCATCGTACGCATGGCCGGGGATGACGCGCTCCGGGAAAAACGGGGCAAGCCCCCGGTGCCCGAGGACGTGTCGGACCGGGCGCGCAAGCTGGCCGCCACCCTGCCCGGCGAAACCGGCGGCGAAGTGGAGATCGGCGCGGACATGAGCGTGGAGATCAGTACGACAACAGGCGAGGAAATCACTCCCGAAGGGTACAGCAGACGCGGCGGAGCCGACCCCAGCAAACTGGACGATCCCGTTTCATGAATCAGACGGAGGCAAAGCGGCTGGAAGTGGCGGTGTTCGGAGAACTGTACACCGTGGGCGCGATCCGCATGGACAAGGTCACGGCCAGAAAGGCTCTGGAAGTCTATGGCAGGCAGCAGTGGAATGCCCTGGCCCGGGACATTGCCATCGGCAGGACCGGCAACGGCACTGCGGCAAAGGTCTCCCATACTCTGGGCCGCCCCGTGAAATGCGCCTACCGCTGCACCGGGATCCTCATGCAGAGCCGCCGTTTCGGCATGGAAACCTTCTGGGGGGGCTTGGAGCAGGTTTGTACAGAAATCGGATCGAAATTCTCGCGAATCCGGCCGGAAAACCTGCCCGGCGGCAACGCCCGGGACATCGTGGCCGTGTTCCGGGAGCGTTCCGAAGGCTCCCTGTTCTTCCGCTGGTCCGTGGCGGAATTCGACTGTGCCCGGCTCGGTCTGATCCACCACGACGTGAGTCCGCTTCTGGACCACAAGCGCCCCTTCGAGCTGGTCCGGTCCGTGGCCTGCATGGGCGGGGACCTCGTGCGCCGCGAGATCGATGCGACCGCTCCATGGACTCCCATGAAGCACGTCTTTCACGTTCTGGACTGACCCCGGCCCCGGGTTTGCGGCCCGGCCCGATGTATGGCATGAAATTCCCGATCCGGCACAGCCCGGCCCTCTTCCCAATCCCGACAGCAAAGGACACGCCATGAGCAGAAGAATCGGATGGATCGGCACCGGCGTCATGGGCAGGTCGATGTGCCTGCACCTGATCAGGGCAGGACACGAGGCCTACGTATTCAACCGGACCCGCGCCAAGGCCGCGGACCTCGAAGCCGCGGGCGCAACATGGTGCAACTCGCCCGGCGAAGTGGCCCGCAACGCGGACGTGATATTCACCATCGTGGGCTATCCCTCGGACGTGGAACAGACCATCCTCGGCCCGGATGGGGTGCTGGCGAACGCGGCCCCGGGCAAGACCGTGGTGGACATGACCACGTCGGAACCGGCTCTGGCAGTGCGCATCCACGAACAGGCATCGGCAGGCGGCGTGGCCGCTCTGGACGCGCCGGTCTCGGGCGGCGATCTGGGAGCGCGCAACGGCACGCTGGCCATCATGGTCGGCGGGGAACAGGCGCACTTCGACGCGGTCCTCGACCTGTTCGAAATCATGGGCGACAACATCCGGCTCATGGGAGGCCCCGGCGCTGGGCAGCACACCAAGATGAGCAACCAGATCCTGATCGCCGGGACCATGATCGGCGTGGTGGAATCCCTGCTCTACGCGCACAACGCAGGCATGGGCATGGACGAGGTCATCGACGTGATCGGCTCGGGCGCGGCCGGTTCCTGGTCCATCAACAACCTCGGTCGGCGCATTGCCGCAAACGATTTCGATCCCGGCTTCTTCATCAAGCATTTCGTCAAGGACATGGGCATCGCCCTTGACGAGGCCCGGCGCATGAACCTGTCCCTGCCCGGACTGGCTCTGGTCAACCAGTTCTACGTGGCAGCCATGTCCATGGGGCTGGAGGACCTCGGCACGCAGGCCCTGTACACGGTGCTGGAACGCCTCAACAGCCGATAGGGTCCGGATTTCGCGGATTCGCCCGGCTCCATTTACTCCCGGGCGAATCCCCGGTATCATGCCGCCCCAGACCAAGTCATTCCGGAGGTTTCATGTACGCGCTGCGCCCCCTGATTCTGCTTTTCCCCCTGCTTCTCGCCGCCTGCGGCGGGTATTCCTTTGGCGGGGGCGACTATTCCGTGCTTCCGGAAGAATATCGAAAAATGGCCATCGCCGAAGTCAGCAACCCGACCATGTACTCCTGGATGGAACCCCGCCTGCGCTCGCTATTCCGGGATGAACTCACCCGACGCGATCTGGTGACATGGGTTGATGATCGGGCCCGCGCGGACGCGCTCATGACCATCAACGTGATCAGATTCTACCGGCCCGATGAAGTCACCGGCGCGGAAGACGAAACCCTGCGCTCCAGCGCCAACATCGAGATGCAGGTGGTGATCAGATCCGCCCGCGACGGCTCGGTGCTGTGGAACTCGGGCAATGTTGCCCAGAGCTGGCCCTTCTTCGAGGGGGAACAGGACCAGGCCGACCAAACCGTTACCGAACTCGCGGTCCGCAAGATCGCGGACAGGATGTCCCAGAACTACTAGGCATGGAACGACCCAAATATCTCTTTCTCATCTGTCCGGACCCGGAACTGCTCAAGTCCCGGATCAGCGAAGCGCTCAAGGCCACAGGCCGCCGAGGCTGGAAAAAACGCGTGTTCTGGGGTGACGACGATGATCCGTTGCCGCAGGCGTTCTGGACCGACCTGACCATCAAGAGCCTGTTCCCGGAACCCAAGGCCCTGATCGTGCGGCGAGCCCACACGCTCAAGGCCGAACATTGGGACAAGCTCGATGCGGCGGTGCGGGGTGTTTCCCCGGAAATATTCCCGTTCTTCTGTCTGGAAGGCACGTGGAAGGGCAAAAAGGCTCCGGTTCCGGCCACGCTTTCCCGCAGAAATTTCTACAAGAAGGCGGCACAAGCCAAATGGACATGGGAATCCGCAGGTCTGGACCAGCGTTCCATGTCCCGATTCGTTGCGGAATGGGCGGCCAATGCCGGGCTGGACATGGAGCCGGGCGTGGATCGCGCTCTGGCCGAAGCCCTGCCCAAAGACGCGGTGGCCGCACGGCTGGAGCTGGACAAGCTGGAGCTGGCCGCAGGTGATGCGCATCGCGTGCAACGGGAGCATGTGGAGCTGGTGGCCCCGTGCGGGGAAATGGAATTCTTCGATCTCATGGATGCGCTGGGCAAACGCGGCGCCGAGGCCGCAGTCTGGAAGCGCGTGCTGGAGGATCACTTCAAGAGCGCCAAGGACCGCATGCTCTTCAACCTGATCGGGTATCTGGCCAGTCAGGCGCGCATGTACTGGATGCTCATGAACGGCGAGGAGGGCAAGGTCAAGGCGCACCCCTACGTCAAGAAACTCAAGACCCCGGTAGCCCGGCGGCTGGGCAAGGCGGGCATCGCCAGAATGATCGATCTGGCGCTGGACGCGGAAATGAGCATCAAGACCGGAGCACGCGCCGAGGAAGAGGTTCTCGATTTTCTGGTGGCCGGACTGGTGGACCTGTTCCAGCCCGGACGCGCCCGCTGACGGTTATAAATTGGCAGGTATACTTCTTCTTCCCTTGACGGACCGGGTATGACGGATACGAACGCGCCACACTATGCCGGACATCGCGCGCGGCTCAGGGAACGCCTGACCCGGGACAGCGTTTCCCTGGCCGACTACGAGCTGCTGGAGCTCGTGCTGGCCTCGGTGCTGCCCCGCAGGGATACAAAGCCGCTGGCCAAGGAACTGGTGCAGCGATTCGGCTCCCTTGGCGGTGCGCTCAGAGCCGACCCGAACAAGCTGGCGGACGTGAATGGCGTGGGCCCGGGCGTACAGGCCCACTGGCGGCTGCTTCAGGAGGTGTTCGCCCGTCTGGCCGAGGAACCCGCCCTGACCCGGGACGTATTGTGCGACCCGGACCTCGTGGCCGAGGCAGCCAAGGCTCGCATCGGTTCCAAGGGCATCGAGGAATTCTGGGCCGCGTTTCTGGACAACAAGAACCGGGTCATTGCGTGGGAACGCATGAACCGGGGAACCGTAGGCGAAACACCGGTATATCCGCGCGAAATCATGGCCCGCGCCCTGCGGCTGGAGGCAGCCGGGGTGATTCTGGCCCACAACCACCCGGGCGGGGACCCGCACCCTTCGGCCGAGGACATCGAACTGACGCGGCGCATCGTGCGGGCCGGACAGGAACTCGGAGTGCGCGTGCTGGACCATCTGGTGGTCACGGACTGCGAACACTACAGTTTTCACGATCACGGACGGCTGTAACAGCCCACGAACCGGAGACGGCATGAAACAGGTACGGGCCATCATTCGCGGCAAGGTGCAGGGCGTCTGGTTCCGGGGCTGGACCCGGGACACGGCGCGCGAACTCGGCCTGCGCGGCTGGGTGCGCAACCTGCCCGACGGTGCCGTGGAAGCCGTGGCTCCTGGGAAAGCCGGACTCCCTCGGCCTGTTTCTGGAGCGGTTGCACAACGGCCCGCCTCTGGCGCGCGTTTTCGAGGTCGAAACCCGATGGGAGGAACCGGATTCCGATTCGGACACCTTCCAAATACGAAGGTAGGGATTTTCCATTCCCCCCTTGCCAAGTTCGCCAACGGCATTATTTTTTCTAACTTGATACAAAAAAGACACTTTTCATAAAGGATATAGCGTTGAGCAAAAAGAAAAAGAAATCCCCGGTCAAGCCGTTGCGCATGAAGCGGAAGCCCTCCGCGAAAAAGACGCAGCCGGAAGAGCCGAAACTCACGCGCTCCGAACGGGAACTCGACCTGATCGAAGCCCTGACCGGAGCTGCGGGCATGCCCCCGGTATTCGGGGATGCCGAGGACGGTCCCGGCCATCCGGCCATGGACATCCCCCCGGTGCTGCCCGTACTGGCCGTGCGCGACATCGTGGTATTCAACTACATGATCCTGCCCCTGTTCGTGGGCCGGGAAAAATCCGTGCAGGCCGTGGACGCGGCCCTTTCCGGCGATCGCTACATCCTGATCCTCACCCAGAAGGACGATGCCGTGGACGATCCCGGTCCGGACGATCTCCACGCCGTGGGCACCGTGGGCATGATCATGCGCATGCTCAAGATGCCGGACGGACGGCTCAAGATTCTGGTTCAGGGACTGGCCCGCGCCCGGGTGGAACGGTTCACGTCCGAAGACCCCTTCCATATCGCGGAAATCGAACCGCTCATGGAAAAGGAAGCCGGAGAACTTTCCCCGGAGCAGGAAGCCCTTGTCCGCTCCTCCCGCGAACAGAGCGAACGCATCCTGACCCTGCGCGGCATTTCCTCGCAGGACATCATGAGTGTGCTCAACAACGTGAACGATCCCGGCAGGCTGGCCGACCTCATTGCCTCGAACCTGCGCATGAAGGTGGACGCGGCCCAACGGATTCTGGAATGCCACGAACCCATCAAGCGGCTCGAACTCGTGAACGACCAGCTTCTCAAGGAAGTGGAAGTCGCGTCCATGCAGCACAAGATTCAGGCCTCGGCCAAGGAAGGCATGGACAAGGCCCAGCGGGACTTCTTTCTGCGCGAACAGCTCAAGGCCATCAAGCGCGAACTCGGCGACGAGGCCGACGAGAGCGAGGAGTTCGAACAGTTCCGCAAGGCCATTGAAAAGGCAGGCATGCCCAAGGACGTGATGAAGGAGGCCTTCAAGCAGCTCAAGCGGCTGGAGGCCATGCACGCCGAATCGTCCGAAGCCACGGTCATCCGCACCTATCTGGACTGGATGACCGAACTGCCGTGGAAGAAACTTTCCCGCGACCGTCTGGACATCAAAAAGGCGGAAACCATCCTCAACGAGGACCACTACGATCTGGAAAAGGTCAAGGAACGCATTCTGGAATACCTGAGCGTGCGCAAGCTGAACGCGAAGATGAAGGGCCCGATTCTCTGCTTTGTCGGCCCTCCGGGCGTGGGCAAGACCTCACTCGGCCGCTCCATCGCGCGCAGCCTCGGCCGCAAGTTCCACCGCATGTCCCTCGGCGGCATGCGCGACGAAGCCGAAATCCGGGGCCATCGCCGGACCTACATCGGGTCCATGCCCGGCCGCATCATTCAGGCCATCAAGCAGTGCGGCACGCGCAACCCCGTGATCATGCTCGACGAGATCGACAAGCTCGGCTCGGACTTCCGGGGCGATCCGTCCTCGGCCCTGCTCGAAGTGCTCGACCCGGAACAGAACAACACGTTCACCGACCATTACCTGAACGTGCCGTTCGACCTGTCCAAGGCCATGTTCATCTGCACGGCCAACATGCTCGACTCCATTCCCGGCCCGCTTCTGGACCGCATGGAAGTCATCCGCATCCCCGGATACACCGAGCAGGAAAAGGTCGTGATCACGGAACGCTACGTGATTCCGCGCCAGCTCGAGGAAAACGGGCTCAAGCCCGGCGAGCTGGAAATCCCGTCCGATCTGGTGGCGCGCATCGTGCGCGAATACACCCGCGAGGCCGGGCTGCGCAATCTGGAACGCGAAATCGGCAAGGTCTGCCGCAAGATGGCGCGCAAGAAGGCCGAAGGCGAAAAGGGCCCGTTCTCCGTGACCGCGGACAGCCTGGACAAGCTGCTGGGACCGCCGATCTTTCTGGACGACGAAAAGGAAACCGTCCTGCCTGCCGGCGTTGCCGTGGGGCTTGCATGGACCCCGGTGGGCGGCGAGACCCTGCATGTGGAAGTGACCACCATGCCGGGCAAGGGCAAGCTCATCCTCACGGGCAAGCTCGGCGACGTGATGAAGGAATCAGCGCAGGCCGCCCTGTCCATTGCCCGGGCCAAGGCCGACAAGTACGGCATCGACCCCGACTTTTCGGAAAAGCACGACATCCACATCCACGTTCCGGCCGGAGCCACACCCAAGGACGGCCCGTCCGCCGGCGTCACTCTGGTCACGGCCCTGATATCGTCCCTGACCGGCACGCCCATCAGTCCGGACGTGGCCATGACCGGCGAAATCAGCCTGCGCGGACGCGTCCTGCCGGTTGGCGGCATCAAGGAAAAAATCCTTGCCGCCGTATCCCGGGGCATGAAGCGCGTGCTCATCCCGGCCCAGAACAGGAAGGACCTCGCCGAGGTTCCCGAGGAACTGCTCAAGAAAATCACCATCGAAACCATCGAAAAGGTGGAAGAGGTCTGGCCTCTGGCCACGGCCAAATAGTTCGACCGAAACAATTGAAAGCCCGCCTTCCTCAACCGGAAAGCGGGCTTTTTTTACACCTTGAACAATACCTACACGTCCGATTGCGTCCGCTTCTTGTCGAACTCCACGATTCCGTAGACCGCAAGACCGCAGAGAATGATCTTGCCCCAGTCGAACACATCCACGGGGGCGCTGGAAAACAGCGTATTCATGAACGGAGCGTAGGTGAACGCCCCCTGCAACGCCATCATCAGTGCGAATCCCCCGACCACCCACGGGTTGGACATGAAACCCAGCGCAAAGGGCGAACGC
Above is a window of Pseudodesulfovibrio tunisiensis DNA encoding:
- a CDS encoding FmdB family zinc ribbon protein, with the translated sequence MPIYEYSCKKCGHQFEELVFSTDECPMCPQCGSGDTGKLISACRARVASGAPAGDGGDSGASQPQYRGIGSGCAGCSGGNCSSCGS
- a CDS encoding tetratricopeptide repeat protein; amino-acid sequence: MVELDSGFAGMIDPEEPGGCSGLDNPDEPLRCVFSTTREMKVGTGTTARKQVTKTLWYIIQHGEDEFEVRKVNPHFVPVGDPEYITREDLFAEYVPEVEIHNAKVEPAMIAMRRNLAKGEKNRKDHKPLSAEMEFDKVLDVDERNVRAIFGLGLLYLERGDRPKAKRLFEQLVAIEAAFTLEHKHLFNEFGIALRKNDMANEAVKYYSRAVEFADNDENLFYNLARAFYDKDDWDNCLEFTARSLDLNPRLDESAQMCRFIVRMAGDDALREKRGKPPVPEDVSDRARKLAATLPGETGGEVEIGADMSVEISTTTGEEITPEGYSRRGGADPSKLDDPVS
- a CDS encoding NAD(P)-dependent oxidoreductase, whose amino-acid sequence is MSRRIGWIGTGVMGRSMCLHLIRAGHEAYVFNRTRAKAADLEAAGATWCNSPGEVARNADVIFTIVGYPSDVEQTILGPDGVLANAAPGKTVVDMTTSEPALAVRIHEQASAGGVAALDAPVSGGDLGARNGTLAIMVGGEQAHFDAVLDLFEIMGDNIRLMGGPGAGQHTKMSNQILIAGTMIGVVESLLYAHNAGMGMDEVIDVIGSGAAGSWSINNLGRRIAANDFDPGFFIKHFVKDMGIALDEARRMNLSLPGLALVNQFYVAAMSMGLEDLGTQALYTVLERLNSR
- the lptE gene encoding LPS assembly lipoprotein LptE; protein product: MYALRPLILLFPLLLAACGGYSFGGGDYSVLPEEYRKMAIAEVSNPTMYSWMEPRLRSLFRDELTRRDLVTWVDDRARADALMTINVIRFYRPDEVTGAEDETLRSSANIEMQVVIRSARDGSVLWNSGNVAQSWPFFEGEQDQADQTVTELAVRKIADRMSQNY
- a CDS encoding DNA polymerase III subunit delta gives rise to the protein MERPKYLFLICPDPELLKSRISEALKATGRRGWKKRVFWGDDDDPLPQAFWTDLTIKSLFPEPKALIVRRAHTLKAEHWDKLDAAVRGVSPEIFPFFCLEGTWKGKKAPVPATLSRRNFYKKAAQAKWTWESAGLDQRSMSRFVAEWAANAGLDMEPGVDRALAEALPKDAVAARLELDKLELAAGDAHRVQREHVELVAPCGEMEFFDLMDALGKRGAEAAVWKRVLEDHFKSAKDRMLFNLIGYLASQARMYWMLMNGEEGKVKAHPYVKKLKTPVARRLGKAGIARMIDLALDAEMSIKTGARAEEEVLDFLVAGLVDLFQPGRAR
- the radC gene encoding RadC family protein translates to MTDTNAPHYAGHRARLRERLTRDSVSLADYELLELVLASVLPRRDTKPLAKELVQRFGSLGGALRADPNKLADVNGVGPGVQAHWRLLQEVFARLAEEPALTRDVLCDPDLVAEAAKARIGSKGIEEFWAAFLDNKNRVIAWERMNRGTVGETPVYPREIMARALRLEAAGVILAHNHPGGDPHPSAEDIELTRRIVRAGQELGVRVLDHLVVTDCEHYSFHDHGRL
- a CDS encoding acylphosphatase — encoded protein: MKQVRAIIRGKVQGVWFRGWTRDTARELGLRGWVRNLPDGAVEAVAPGKAGLPRPVSGAVAQRPASGARFRGRNPMGGTGFRFGHLPNTKVGIFHSPLAKFANGIIFSNLIQKRHFS
- the lon gene encoding endopeptidase La, producing the protein MPPVFGDAEDGPGHPAMDIPPVLPVLAVRDIVVFNYMILPLFVGREKSVQAVDAALSGDRYILILTQKDDAVDDPGPDDLHAVGTVGMIMRMLKMPDGRLKILVQGLARARVERFTSEDPFHIAEIEPLMEKEAGELSPEQEALVRSSREQSERILTLRGISSQDIMSVLNNVNDPGRLADLIASNLRMKVDAAQRILECHEPIKRLELVNDQLLKEVEVASMQHKIQASAKEGMDKAQRDFFLREQLKAIKRELGDEADESEEFEQFRKAIEKAGMPKDVMKEAFKQLKRLEAMHAESSEATVIRTYLDWMTELPWKKLSRDRLDIKKAETILNEDHYDLEKVKERILEYLSVRKLNAKMKGPILCFVGPPGVGKTSLGRSIARSLGRKFHRMSLGGMRDEAEIRGHRRTYIGSMPGRIIQAIKQCGTRNPVIMLDEIDKLGSDFRGDPSSALLEVLDPEQNNTFTDHYLNVPFDLSKAMFICTANMLDSIPGPLLDRMEVIRIPGYTEQEKVVITERYVIPRQLEENGLKPGELEIPSDLVARIVREYTREAGLRNLEREIGKVCRKMARKKAEGEKGPFSVTADSLDKLLGPPIFLDDEKETVLPAGVAVGLAWTPVGGETLHVEVTTMPGKGKLILTGKLGDVMKESAQAALSIARAKADKYGIDPDFSEKHDIHIHVPAGATPKDGPSAGVTLVTALISSLTGTPISPDVAMTGEISLRGRVLPVGGIKEKILAAVSRGMKRVLIPAQNRKDLAEVPEELLKKITIETIEKVEEVWPLATAK